The following are encoded together in the Lathyrus oleraceus cultivar Zhongwan6 chromosome 3, CAAS_Psat_ZW6_1.0, whole genome shotgun sequence genome:
- the LOC127127061 gene encoding high mobility group B protein 15: MASTSCVIKSPLAMKETGSSCGQYPPPMATYEEVVDNPKLFLHSLEKLHATMGTKFMIPIIGGKELDLHRLFVEVTSRGGIEKIIKDRKWKDITLVFNFPSTATNASFVLRKYYTSLLYHYEQIYYFKAHNWTHAASDVLQSPPSTPVPALKMPFSHPSSEVQPAVVQPLNVNAAGLPEEQHVRLKPLNQGKDREISRTIGELWNKLNESEKAVYQEQAMKDKESKEELLKLKLSLKGFWVYPKQSLQYHSYPR; the protein is encoded by the exons ATGGCATCAACATCTTGTGTTATCAAGAGTCCATTAGCTATGAAAGAGACGGGTTCAAGCTGTGGTCAGTATCCTCCTCCTATGGCAACGTATGAAGAGGTTGTGGACAATCCTAAGCTCTTTTTGCATAGCTTGGAGAAGCTCCATGCTACAATGGGCACCAAGTTCAT GATTCCCATTATTGGGGGAAAGGAGTTGGATTTACACCGCCTCTTTGTTGAAGTGACTTCTCGTGGAGGGATTGAGAAA ATCATTAAGGATAGAAAATGGAAAGATATAACTTTAGTTTTCAATTTTCCATCAACGGCAACAAATGCTTCTTTTGTGCTGCGGAAGTACTATACTTCATTACTCTACCATTATGAGCAAATCTATTATTTTAAAGCTCATAATTGGACTCATGCAGCTTCAG ATGTTTTGCAGAGTCCACCATCCACCCCAGTTCCTGCTCTGAAGATGCCGTTTTCACATCCTTCATCTGAAGTTCAACCAGCTGTCGTTCAACCGTTAAATGTTAATGCTGCTGGATTGCCTGAAG AACAACACGTCAGGCTAAAACCTCTTAACCAAGGGAAGGACCGAGAGATCAGTAGGACCATCGGTGAACTCTGGAACAAGTTAAATGAATCTGAAAAAGCA gtttatcaagaacaAGCCATGAAGGACAAAGAGAG CAAGGAAGAACTGCTGAAGCTGAAGTTGAGTTTGAAAGGCTTCTGGGTGTATCCGAAGCAAAGTTTGCAATATCACAGTTATCCAAGGTAG